tctgtctataggatgttgttccagaactgtgaagacttttttagatgttgattggcaaactttaatctggccttcctgtttttgaggctcaccaatggtttacatcttgtggtgatccgtctgtattcactctggtgaagtcttctcttgattgttgactttgacacacatacacctacctcctggagagtgttcttgatctggccaactgttgtgaagggtgttttcttcaccagggaaagaattctttggtcatccaccacagttgttttccgtgatcttccgggtcttttgatgttgctgagctcaccggtgcgttccttctttttaagaatgttccaaacagttgttttggccacgcctaatgtttttgctttctctctgatgggtttgttgtgttttctcAGCCtattgatggcttgcttcactgatcgtgacagctctttggatctcatcttgaaagttgacagcaacagattccaaatgcaaatagcacacttgaaattaactctggaccttttatctgctcattgtaattgggataatgagggaataacatacacctggccatggaaccgctgagaagccagttgtcccattactgttggtcccttaacaagtgggaggcacatatgcaaactgttgtaattcctacaccgttcacctgatttggatgtaaataccctcaaattaaagctgacagtctgcagttaaagcacatcttgtttgtttcatttcaaatcccttgtggtggtgtatagagccaaaaaatttagaattgtgtcgatgtcccaatatttatggacctgactgtaactgtgATATATTGTGCTCACAGAagcaaaaaagataatatgcttTTAAGATTCATTAAATGATGTGAGgtgagctcaatgacacagcagaaacaacagaaagcatagagttaaactgttgttgctgggcaggagtctagaccaatcacagccagcctcaaacACAGCCTATGTGGGAAatacccctagcaggagctgctagaatcattacaccagaggagagaagctgaacaaacattcactccactaagagctgtgttttatggaagcagagaggccaaaataggtatttaaaacagttatataatgtactactgttaatatagtgattagtatactgaactagttatatatgtgtttacttacagttccaccaattacaaaccacaaagttcacaattgcaaactacaaagttcacaattgcaaccattcaaattccatattgcaatccaaattgcatacaaccataccagatcatactcaaccaatctgcaaatagattctgctaactgcatattgcgaccaaattcagcaagtagaacttttAGTTAGacttcagatatacctctcagagagatcataaagtgattaaataacttaaagtgagagtacagatactcaagagagaaatatatccaccattttatgttgaatgacaagattgaacagttgaaccaccatcttatgcataccgccattttatgaatctttatgcaacatgtgttttgtacatggactatctgctgcggaggcggcagtgttatatatgaagaaaagttgaagttaataaagaagttatttcaagcatttggtgtgctctttaaacctactgtttccatagaacggcgctagagtaatagacagtgttgttagactaaaagtcagagatatcaaaattcttctaatgccacagcgcaaaaggcacttcatagtgctgcacctgccacaggaGGTCACTAACGGGCTAAGCATATAGATGGCTTCTCTTATATGTGGGTTTTTTGATGTTTAACAAGAGATGATTTATGGTTAAaaaatttcccacattctgaacgtgaaaatggcttttcccctaTGCGAGTTCTCTGTTGTTTAAATAGAGATGATGTAttggtaaaacatttctcacattctgaacaggaaaatggcttctcccctgtgtgatttctctgatctaTAACAAGTTCTGATTTcattttaaaacatttcccacattctgaacatgaaaatggcttctcccctgtgtgagttctctgatgtttaaaTAGAGATGATGTAttggtaaaacatttctcacattctgaacatgaaaatggcttctcccctgtgtgatttctctgatgaatAACAAGTTCTGATTTcatcttaaaacatttcccacattctgaacatgaaaatggcttctctcctgtgtgatttctctgatgttcaacaagatgtgatttctgcttaaaacatttcccacattctgaacatgaaaatggcttctcccctgtgtgatttctctgatgtacaatAAAAGCCCAtttctgcttaaaacatttcccacattctgaacatgaaaatggcttctcccctgtgtgaactctctgatgtaCAATAAAAGCCCATTTCTGCTTAAAacgttttccacattctgaacatgaaaatggcttctcccctgtgtgaactctctgatgtataacaagagctgatttctgcttaaaacatttcccacagtctgaacatgaaaatggcttctcccctgtgtgatttctctgatgtataacaagttcTGATTTCATCTTAAaaaatttcccacattctgaacatgaaaatgtcttcactcctgtgtgacttctctgatgtacaaTAAAAGCCCATTTctgcttaaaacattttccacattctgaacatgaaaatggcttctcccctgtgtgatttctctgatgtataacaagagctgatttcgtcttaaaacatttcccacattctgaacatgaaaatggcttctcccctgtgtgaactctctgatgtataacaagagctgatttctgcttaaaacatttctcacattctgaacatgaaaatggcttctcccctgtgtgatttctttgatgtataacaagatgtgattgttggtgaaaacatttcccacattctgaacatgaaaatggcttctcccctgtgtgaattcgctCATGTCTAACAATACCCGATTtaaatctaaaacattttccacattctaaacatgaaaatggtttctctttTACGTGAGCTGTTTGATGTTTAGCACGTTTTCTGTGACTTTTATTCTGTGttacagtctgtgatgaatcagaagatcggacctgtttaaaagaatcaaatgatgCATTGTTGCTTTGATTGGATGAGGGTATATCTTGCATATTGGCATGATCTTCAAATGTATATCGTGTGATGCCACAATCATCTActtcaaaatctgaagataccagatgtttgtctaagttcctggtacagtcatctgccaagaataaaacacattttattattgatgaataACATAAAAATTTCATTGAAGTTTTATACCTTTTCCAATGAAAAAAAAACCCAGGCATGGCGCAAAATTAAAATATCAATTGACTAAAACAGTGGTGGCcaaacagaccacaattagtgttgagcgaacttctgtctaaagttcggcttccggttagcggagaatcccgatatggattccgaattccgttgtggtccgtggtagcggaatcaataatggccaattattgattccgctaccacggaccacaacggaattcggaatccatatcgggattctccgctaaccggaagccgaactttagacgccgaacttaaaacagaagttcgctcaacactaaccacAATCTAATAGTAGACCGAGGGGCATAactaaaaaacgctggctccaacCTTGAGTAACTTCCCTGCAACCTCCACCCAATCAGTCATTTAAAAGATATATAAATAATACATTTCCTAGTGTTGGACAAGAGGCGACGAatcccctcttagtgccccacacaatagttatctCCCCTCAGTGTCCCtttctgtaatgcaaggcaccaacaaaacagACCAGTGAAGATGAAGtcaaggggtttattaacaaaataaacaaagctTAGGCAAAACTTCACTGGAGCtaatatcaggcaaacaaaacaaaagggaagccaggagtagtcccgatccgtGCATAAGTCCTTGTGTAACTTGCCAAGTGAACGGATGCGACACGGAAAAtcccgggtcctgggtcccactggaacggacgAAGTCCAAGCAagcttcagtcagcagcaagcagtactgacctgcacctggatgaGGGAAGATAACAGTAggcactgaccgacctgggaggccaccttttatgtgcctgctaacaaatcccagggcgccaagtgtcctctccccataggtcatgatcctgccccACACCTACGTACAAGGCTTTAGTCGGccattagtcaattagaccaagGATATTATATAGCTGCCCAactgagatggtgtgtgaggaatcaAAAGAATAAATGCATTCGGCTTATTTTTGGGAAGTACTGTAGACCTTGGGAGGATCTTTTTCATATCCTTGAAGCTGGCATTATGGAGAAGAGAAGAACACTGAACCCATTCGGTAGAATGCTTGGGTACATTTGGCAACAAGTTAGATTGATGGTTGGAGTCTCCCAAGCAGTCCAGTATACCCCATTATGGGGGAATGTACGCCTTCCACAAGTTATGCAATTGGGCGATGtggaatattgggaaaaatatgggataAATTTAATTTCACAGGTTTTTCATAGGGGACAGATTAAGCCCCTTAATGAAATCCTACCAGACATTACATTAGGATTTATGGATAAATTTCGATACGAACAACTACGACACGCCATACACTACATGGAGAACAAGAATTATTTGAATATTGTACGGAACACTTTTTTGGATTTTTGTCAGGATATGACTTTTAACACATCTATATCGCACATCTATGCAAAGTTTAAACTTgaatacacaaaaaaaatcacatttagaGGTGAGGTTAAATGGGAAAAGGACTTGCAAAATGGGGAACCCATCCCGTGGAATATCGTttacagaaatattaaaagatcgacgGTCTCTCCCGCCCATGCATGGATccttttgaaaatcatacaccgtCTCTATTACACTCCGGCATTATTACACACCATTTACAATGACAGAGAACAGAATTGTTATAAATGCAGTAAAGACAGAGGAGATTACAAACACCTGCTGggggaatgcccagggataaaagATTACTGGATTAAAATATTTCGGAAACTACGGGACAGCTCCCCTATGAAGTATGCAGCATGTATTGAATACGCTATTCTGGGCACTCTCCCAGagacagataaaaataaaattgattaGATACTTTGGTTTCGGGGCATTGCACTGGCCAAAATAATAATAGTTAAATATTGGGGCACCACGAAATATCCCAGGGAACGGATGAAcagggttaagcaatatgaacATATCCTTGCCCAAACTGTGGGGAAAAAGGTAGCCTGGTTGCGGACATGGGGCAATTGGGAATGATATCATCAGGTGTAACGAAAAGGCAACGACAGTAGCTCCgcggaaaaaaaagggggttggagGGTGGGATGGGGGGGTTAAAAATAAGAGGGAAATTCAATATTAGATGAGATGATGCACTAATGTTTTGTAATATTGAAATGGAAGATTGTACATCTTTAtacttttgaaaataaaaagatataataaaaaaataaataaaaaaaaaccaatgccggccccctaatctgctttgaacttgcggccaggtgctattcccgTCGCTGGTCGGCGAATCGCATAAGAAGCGTGTACACGCGACCGCGCATCCCCTTGCGAACCCCGCTTTCGAACGTAAATGCGGATGCACGACAGGCTCTGCGAGAGTGCGCGAGCGCAtcgacatggacaccggaatggaatccgcaaCAGGCACCGGAGACAAGCTCGGCCGCAGCATACTGCTactagcccggccaagctgtccctgaaagccatgcggtcttcccctccggcgcacaTGTGAACGCATCCCCGcgtcggttcgcaaaggggtcagagctggtgtatcaatggagacacgcgtaacctgtcccacagctccacgaggaccctttttggtcacaccggagtgcgagacaggtgaggatcttatataaccccccctcgaggaggcggctcagaagactccaagcgagctttccccggattatccTGGTGGaaggctgccaccaactcatccgcatgcacctgacgagcaggtacccaacatctctcctctggaccaaaacccttccagtctACCAAGTATTGGAGAGACCTCtggacaaaacgagagtccaaaatCCTGTTCACCTCGAACTCTGACACCCCTTGGACCTCCTCGAatcgacggtggaagagcaaccttgtacgtaactTCGTTGATCTTCTGCGTCACCGGGTATGGACCAATGAACTGAGGACCCATcttggaagatggctgacgcagcAGAATGTTTTaggtggagacccacacctgatctcccaccttaaacttttCGCCACCGCAGTGCGGAGATTCCGCTGAACCGACGACCAAATGGGATgtctatcctcgaaccattgatccaccaccggtgaATCAATGGAGGGCCCGGCCAGAGAAGAGAGCCttgctccagggtctggttagtccGTTCCGTCTTACtgttggtctctgggtgaaaaccgGAAGAGAAAGACAAATTTATACCCAACCGGGAGCAGAAAGAACACCAGAACCGAGAGATGAATTGAACACCTCTATCTGAAACAATATCATCCGGCGctccgtgtaatcgaaagacatgattcaaaaacagatctgccaattctctggccaAGGGCAATCCGGGAagtgggataaaatgggccattttactaaaacggtccaccactacccagattactgtacttccagaggaccttggcaaatctgtgatgaagtccatggagatgtgagtccatggagcctgAGGAATGGGCAATGGGAGCAAAGTACCAGAAGGGGCGGATCGAGACGGCTTATATCGAGCACACACACTACATGCCTGGATGtaggccttaacatccacggacatACTGGGCCACCAAACGTGAAGTTTAACAAGtgcaagtgttttcttaacacccagATGCCCTGCAGACTTGGAGTCGTGAAGCTGTTGGATAACCTTTAACGAAGGTTAACTGGTACAAACCATCGCCCCCGGGATTGTTAGGCAgactctctgcctgtgaaggctcGAGAACAGAGGACAAGTCCTCTTTTAACTCTGCGGTCCCTAGAGCGGCCAGAAAACATTTAGTGGgaagaatcgttaatttctaacgataatttgttttcccttagtcccaacagcagcacagactgtggactggtaggaccggcggaatttttaatgagcccaaagaataaccaatagaagaactccagctcccttaaagggaggggttcaCCCCCCAGCCCAGCGTGTTTATACCAAGAAAAGGTACTTAGGGCgggaaaatttgtgtgctgctgttgggactaagggaaaacaaattatcgttagaaattaacgattcccttacgtcccaccagcagcacagatggggagatagcaagaagtaagaactgtctgcccaaaagccgaaaactctgctaccttagcatctattctataatgagagatgaaggttgattcagagctccaggaagccgccttacagatcaactctagggggagaagacttctctccgcgacagaggtagctacggccctagtagaatgggccctcacaaactccggaggatctaaggattgggaggtgaaagcttccctaatggcttccttgatccagcgactaatagtGGTTTTAGACGCCttgcggcctttagacttaccggcaaacaggatgaagaggttctcatctatcctgaattctctggatctatccacatagatctggaggcatctcgata
This window of the Bufo bufo chromosome 6, aBufBuf1.1, whole genome shotgun sequence genome carries:
- the LOC121004232 gene encoding zinc finger protein OZF-like, which translates into the protein MTSTIFVLQLVNPGEDLNIIYVTETYVRGDEQSTEDIPTDNCPDDCTRNLDKHLVSSDFEVDDCGITRYTFEDHANMQDIPSSNQSNNASFDSFKQVRSSDSSQTVTQNKSHRKRAKHQTAHVKEKPFSCLECGKCFRFKSGIVRHERIHTGEKPFSCSECGKCFHQQSHLVIHQRNHTGEKPFSCSECEKCFKQKSALVIHQRVHTGEKPFSCSECGKCFKTKSALVIHQRNHTGEKPFSCSECGKCFKQKWAFIVHQRSHTGVKTFSCSECGKFFKMKSELVIHQRNHTGEKPFSCSDCGKCFKQKSALVIHQRVHTGEKPFSCSECGKRFKQKWAFIVHQRVHTGEKPFSCSECGKCFKQKWAFIVHQRNHTGEKPFSCSECGKCFKQKSHLVEHQRNHTGEKPFSCSECGKCFKMKSELVIHQRNHTGEKPFSCSECEKCFTNTSSLFKHQRTHTGEKPFSCSECGKCFKMKSELVIDQRNHTGEKPFSCSECEKCFTNTSSLFKQQRTRIGEKPFSRSECGKFFNHKSSLVKHQKTHI